A single Gasterosteus aculeatus chromosome 2, fGasAcu3.hap1.1, whole genome shotgun sequence DNA region contains:
- the LOC120828939 gene encoding serine/threonine-protein kinase WNK2 isoform X3 codes for MEPEADSNPEARREPKHPPEADAHRRLPADMQEGADGAGRRVDSAVRGGSDPSVDPSSSYQRNVHQRFIRRSLWFSEADEQAFEAPECDNRNKILNINLRTIVDRARGASCGAQEGSSTESQGGQKDSATESASADEGKDKSADAANLPCSDGGKAAIKAASEENEEEAEMKAVSTSPGGRFLKFDIELGRGSFKTVYKGLDTETWVEVAWCELQDRKLSKVERQRFKEEAEMLKGLQHPNIVRFYDFWESPLKGKKYIVLVTELMTSGTLKTYLKRFKVMKPKVLRSWCRQILKGLHFLHTRTPPIIHRDLKCDNIFITGPTGSVKIGDLGLATLKAASFAKSVIGTPEFMAPEMYEEHYDEAVDVYAFGMCMLEMATSEYPYSECQNAAQIYRKVTSGVKPASYNKVMDPEIKEIIGECICQKKEERYTIKDLLNHAFFAEDTGVRVELAEEDDGKKDSIALKLWVEDHKKLKGKYKESGAIEFMFDLEKEVPELVAQEMVESGFFHESDAKTVGKSIRDRVALIKWRRGRTVSAAATVNRGDGGHRVQVTPPLGIGAGVAHVGPPSLEPDEPEADQHNRLRNLPASGTSVTSDGTLDSGMGSTVFSDSHSSQQSVLYQSLLEPITMATQQCQSSGPFLTDGSHSCEKGEVWGATLSPELRTRLGAATRRGSAPVIDTGRASQIAQLHALIQSHRSISPTPTQPDYQLEVHPPQLHSEAECGFPFRCSVPEYRRFSDTPIRPPSEATGENSTLPVQSERRHSDLSSFLSLTSHHNHAFATLRGHVCQVCLSLLLLRSSEGSHRRPPVAMPMHHFPCDLRLKPSSVGAAAAPGYGHLKGSSDCSNFSLLQQSLFNIIGRKAAPCPAQAAPLASPAAPRPAHGDGDNGPNSRPPCDGLVGDQEPVLECEDGAREQSVTRAVGVASTAGHHNQPSLQVLPTSSGTAAACAPLQYLQPGHSYPPAPYVGQHSAATPAAAGLCSVNIQHAAGAASYTPPSVQQTQLGANISVSAVQQHGAQSYQAPGHHHHHHQQQHHQQQQQQQAAAASSLTFPLNVQQTCPNCVVATQQQAHSASGCHTPVRQQTAAAAATLPAQQPAQGYPLASVAPTFAAMAQCHIAQAPGALQHVQAAVQLPSQSSSTPALYSQPMAIQQEHQLNSQTNVQLAQHARQAHIQPQVQHNKEALHTMHQQMAQPPTRLSQGQQTPTLQKHSQTAMQSQDRCHSIVQQPPQVAQVEATRPSYPAAGQPDASSQSSAHSALTALQQQTAPPQVQYLSAQSSGAPQAFGAQQFQSPYLCIAAVLNQKNPAGLSISQLGQDGLASSAPGQVLPPQQSMTQVPQQLQPLHISNPLPPTHPSQFPSQYPTIQVMTAVTDCESSHPHSCSAPHPSTCSSLNHIFLSPGQTATPSVSPLSPLHTHNNALVSPTPVSLMPSPSPMLAKVGPTSPQHQHAAVQQQQSVRSEAPHSQPAFISAPSTHPLHTHTAPCQNTHPPTNGSTQPLMQVPQQAPVSHPELIPFAQLSQPAVFPTPLQNGSDAGAVTTAAQPDNRNPQGQISAPCDSASSGLTQQKPLSNLTDAAGQGPAETSAEDQAAEKHSGGQSYDSLNSDATSGKEMSDGYEGTHGGKGEAKVRKHHRRSTRTRSRQEKISRPKLNMLNVCNTGDKMVECQLETHNHKMVTFKFDLDGDAPEEIATYMVENDFILPLEREVFIEQLKDIVDKAEDMLSEDPEGERSSDHGGSPKQSDGALGAEGLKASTPSTPQLVYQQNVLHTGKRWFIICPVAETPTPDKEKTTGHTSAALESEPSASSSVKPKSNATAGAIPVSLSSQSPSSSCASPLPPAPQTSAQDQNIDKTRLQQPQPCATKPALAARGAGHHNLLPVEEPCISAVSMVTDIPCCAIVPPVSLDVNAFDGGGAGGLTSSQTNQATQKASPSGELPPQLASHQSVVLQQPFATAMQPGTVTSQPQSPAHQTPQNSNSSSHQQPASGGPGESDSEGPRRVEFADRTIKTLDEKLRNLLYQEHAPSQPSSTPSDPQASSTEGVSSPPVSDGQSSEGVHAKKKGEPLHGGLRACSLPVLPGLTATNRVLNKGDVATSSSPTGSKSRFQIIPTPPDVVCSLEKSKKSCGTPAPSSGSAGSHSQSQGPGRKDEDCASPGKSSGTAAADRDRTSKPQSSNRYSAPPNFYRATPTTSPDVTPRHIPRAQTMDTPTRRNSHHPSHLYSDSADEDSSVALPPAQPPPPAHAASEHSGSDLMKRAVAFLRRSGRSKSEQSSDSPSRQAASMNGHAHSPSTGHAPSSYMSSDNDSEFEDADMRKELQKLREKHMKEISELQAFQRSEIEHLYTELGKTLPPNVGLVHAAPPSGRRRRASKHKLKAGKLLNPMVQQLKNNLNISAERKGESGASSSSSPAKSSVLSDGSVHSSGSSSSSNPPQGGGAEQVLTQQPCSLKGSFSSDNIYGGLHADGTANQAGPGQGWTVFHQTSERVTYKSSSKPRTRFLSGPVSLSIWSTLKRLCLGKDRSSRSASNSAAAQPQPPLAAAASAATPSPRPIARLAQVQTNNSNNKRGTFTDDLHKLVDDWTKETVGAAANQPRPSLNQIKQQRRQQDLEARAPPAHETKCHGGPRKFHAPLPCPLPAASGPGGPTSLAPNASATLPSGYLSPTGSYGGAAAPGPLYPQQWPGPAGPLAAAGIMPYTTTANRPTGTEGVAHPLSLHDPESGPSLKTARTT; via the exons ATGGAGCCGGAGGCCGACTCCAACCCCGAGGCCCGCCGAGAACCGAAGCATCCCCCCGAGGCCGACGCTCACCGCCGACTCCCCGCCGACATGCAGGAGGGGGCTGACGGCGCTGGCCGGCGCGTGGACTCTGCGGTGAGAGGCGGGAGTGACCCCAGCGTTGACCCCTCCAGCAGTTATCAGAGGAACGTGCACCAGAGGTTCATCAGGAGAAGCCTGTGGTTCTCCGAGGCCGACGAGCAAGCGTTTGAAGCGCCCGAGTGCGACAACAGGAATAAGATCCTGAACATAAACCTGCGGACGATAGTGGACAGGGCGCGAGGGGCCAGCTGTGGGGCGCAGGAAGGCTCCAGCACCGAAAGTCAAGGTGGGCAGAAGGACAGCGCAACGGAGAGCGCCAGTGCCGACGAGGGGAAGGATAAAAGCGCAGACGCGGCAAACCTCCCGTGCAGCGATGGTGGCAAAGCCGCCATCAAGGCCGCCAgcgaggagaacgaggaggaggcggagatgAAAGCGGTCTCCACATCTCCGGGGGGAAGGTTCCTCAAGTTTGACATAGAGCTGGGCAGAGGGTCCTTCAAGACGGTCTACAAGGGCCTGGATACTGAGACCTGGGTGGAGGTGGCCTGGTGCGAGCTGCAG GATCGCAAGCTGTCAAAGGTGGAACGTCAGCGCTTtaaggaggaggcagagatgcTGAAGGGGCTTCAGCATCCAAACATTGTCCGTTTCTATGACTTTTGGGAGTCGCCCCTGAAAGGGAAGAAGTACATTGTGTTAGTAACAGAGCTCATGACGTCGGGAACGCTAAAAAC CTATCTAAAGCGTTTCAAGGTAATGAAGCCGAAGGTGCTGAGGAGCTGGTGCAGACAGATCCTGAAAGGCCTTCACTTTCTGCACACCAGGACCCCTCCCATCATCCATAGGGACCTCAAATGTGACAACATCTTCATCACCGGGCCGACGGGCTCGGTCAAAATAGGGGATTTAGGATTGGCAACACTCAAGGCGGCTTCCTTTGCTAAAAGCGTCATCG GCACGCCGGAGTTCATGGCCCCAGAGATGTATGAGGAACACTATGATGAGGCTGTGGATGTCTACGCCTTTGGCATGTGTATGCTGGAAATGGCCACCTCTGAATACCCCTACTCCGAGTGTCAGAATGCAGCCCAGATATACCGCAAAGTCACAAGT GGAGTGAAGCCAGCCAGCTACAACAAGGTCATGGATCCTGAAATCAAGGAGATCATTGGGGAGTGCATCTGCCAAAAGAAAGAGGAGCG GTACACCATCAAGGACCTGTTGAACCACGCTTTCTTTGCTGAGGACACAGGCGTGAGGGTCGAGCTAGCGGAGGAGGACGATGGGAAAAAGGACTCGATAGCGCTGAAACTTTGGGTGGAGGACCACAAGAAGTTAAAAGGGAAGTACAAAGAGAGCGGCGCCATCGAGTTTATGTTTGACCTGGAGAAGGAGGTCCCCGAGCTGGTCGCACAAGAAATG GTGGAGTCCGGCTTCTTCCACGAGAGCGATGCCAAGACTGTGGGAAAGTCCATCAGGGACCGCGTAGCTCTGATCaaatggaggagggggaggacggtgtcTGCTGCGGCCACAGTGAATCGAGGCGACGGTGGGCACAGGGTCCAGGTGACCCCCCCTCTGGGCATCGGCGCCGGGGTTGCACACGTGGGCCCGCCTTCGCTGGAACCGGACGAGCCCGAGGCCGACCAGCACAACAGGCTGCGCAACCTGCCAGCCAGCGGCACGTCAGTGACAT CAGACGGCACACTCGATAGTGGCATGGGCTCCACTGTGTTCTCCGACTCCCACAGCAGCCAGCAGAGTGTCCTCTACCAGTCCCTGCTGGAGCCTATCACTATGGCAACGCAGCAG TGCCAGAGCAGTGGCCCGTTTCTAACAGATGGATCTCACTCCTGTGAAAAGGGGGAAGTTTGGGGGGCAACGCTGAGCCCAGAGCTCAGGACTCGATTAGGAGCTGCGACCCGAAGAGGAAGCGCCCCGGTGATCGACACTGGCAGAGCAAGTCAAATTGCTCAACTCCACGCCCTCATTCAGTCACACAGATCAATCAGCCCCACCCCGACGCAGCCGGACTACCAGTTGGAAGTCCACCCACCACAGCTCCACTCAGAGGCCGAGTGTGGGTTCCCCTTCAGGTGTAGCGTGCCTGAGTACCGTCGCTTCAGCGACACGCCAATCAGACCGCCATCAGAGGCCACCGGCGAGAACTCGACCCTCCCTGTGCAGAGCGAACGAAGGCACTCCGACCTCAGTAGCTTTCTGAGTCTGACCTCTCATCACAATCACGCCTTTGCCACGCTCCGAGGCCACGTGTGCCAGGTGTGCCTCTCTTTGCTTCTTCTGAGGTCGAGCGAAGGGAGCCACCGCCGTCCGCCCGTCGCCATGCCAATGCACCACTTTCCATGTGACTTGAGGCTCAAACCGTCCTCCGTCGGAGCAGCGGCCGCCCCTGGCTACGGACACCTGAAAGGTTCCAGCGATTGTTCAAATTTCTCCCTCCTGCAGCAGTCGCTGTTCAACATAATCGGCCGCAAAGCAGCCCCTTGTCCTGCCCAGGCAGCCCCGCTGGCCTCCCCAGCCGCCCCCAGGCCTGCACACGGCGACGGAGATAACGGCCCGAACAGTCGGCCGCCGTGTGACGGTTTGGTCGGGGACCAAGAACCCGTCCTGGaatgtgaggacggtgccagaGAGCAGAGCGTTACCAGAGCCGTGGGAGTG GCCAGTACTGCAGGTCACCACAATCAACCTTCTCTACAAGTCCTGCCGACTTCCAGCGGTACTGCAGCGGCGTGTGCACCGCTGCAGTACCTCCAGCCTGGACACAGCTACCCTCCCGCTCCGTATGTTGGCCAACACAGCGCCGCCACACCAGCTGCAGCTGGTCTCTGTTCAGTCAACATCCAGCATGCTGCCGGTGCTGCCAGCTACACACCTCCGAGTGTGCAACAGACCCAACTTGGGGCAAATATCTCAGTATCCGCTGTGCAGCAACATGGTGCACAGAGCTACCAAGCACCAggtcaccaccaccatcatcaccaacaacaacaccaccaacaacaacaacaacagcaggcaGCGGCAGCAAGCTCTTTGACTTTTCCTCTGAACGTGCAACAAACTTGTCCGAACTGCGTGGTCGCCACTCAGCAACAGGCTCACAGTGCTTCGGGATGTCACACTCCGGTTCGGCAGCAGACTGCCGCGGCAGCGGCCACCCTGCCAGCACAGCAGCCAGCACAAGGCTACCCTCTTGCATCTGTAGCCCCAACCTTTGCAGCCATGGCCCAGTGTCATATTGCACAAGCTCCCGGTGCACTACAACACGTCCAAGCCGCGGTCCAACTGCCAAGTCAGAGCTCCTCCACACCAGCACTTTACAGCCAGCCGATGGCCATTCAACAAGAGCACCAACTGAACAGTCAGACCAACGTACAGCTGGCGCAACACGCGCGGCAGGCTCACATTCAGCCTCAAGTCCAGCATAACAAAGAAGCTCTGCACACCATGCACCAACAAATGGCACAGCCGCCTACCCGCCTGTCTCAGGGTCAGCAGACCCCAACTCTCCAAAAGCACAGTCAGACAGCCATGCAGAGCCAGGACCGATGCCATTCTATAGTCCAACAGCCCCCCCAGGTCGCGCAGGTTGAAGCCACACGCCCGAGTTACCCTGCCGCTGGTCAGCCTGATGCCTCATCGCAGAGCTCTGCCCACTCGGCCCTCActgcgctgcagcagcagactgCTCCGCCACAGGTCCAGTACCTGTCCGCACAGTCCTCTGGAGCTCCACAGGCCTTCGGAGCACAGCAG tTTCAAAGTCCCTATCTTTGCATCGCTGCTGTCCTGAACCAG AAGAATCCTGCTGGTCTTAGCATTTCACAGCTCGGACAAGATGGACTGGCTTCGAGTGCGCCGGGCCAAGTGCTGCCTCCTCAACAGTCGATGACTCAAGTCCCCCAACAACTCCAACCTCTGCACATTTCAAACCCTCTACCACCAACACATCCATCCCAG TTTCCTTCGCAGTATCCCACAATCCAGGTGATGACAGCTGTGACTGACTGTGAATCCTCCCACCCTCACTCCTGCTCTGCTCCTCACCCCTCGACCTGCTCCTCTCTCAATCACATCTTCCTTTCTCCTGGACAGACTGCgaccccctctgtctcccccctttctcctctgcacacacacaacaacgcgTTAGTTTCACCCACCCCGGTGTCCCTGATGCCGTCCCCCTCGCCCATGCTGGCTAAGGTGGGACCCACATCCCCACAGCACCAGCACGCCgctgttcagcagcagcagagtgtgCGATCCGAAGCTCCTCACTCGCAACCCGCGTTCATATCGGCCCCGTCCACCcaccccttacacacacacactgccccgtGCCAGAACACACACCCTCCCACAAATGGCAGCACTCAGCCTCTGATGCAG GTTCCCCAGCAGGCGCCGGTCAGCCACCCTGAGCTCATCCCCTTTGCTCAGCTCAGCCAACCCGCAGTCTTCCCTACTCCTCTGCAAAATGGGTCCGACGCGGGCGCCGTCACCACTGCTGCCCAGCCGGACAACAGGAACCCACAGGGCCAGATTTCGGCACCCTGTGACTCTGCCAGCTCCGGTCTGACTCAGCAGAAACCGCTCAGTAACCTCACCGATGCTGCAGGTCAGGGCCCAGCAGAGACCAGCGCGGAG GATCAGGCAGCAGAGAAGCACTCTGGAGGACAGAGCTACGACAG cctCAACTCGGACGCCACGTCGGGGAAGGAGATGAGCGATGGTTACGAGGGGACCCACGGAGGTAAAGGCGAAGCGAAAGTCCGCAAACACCACCGCAGGTCCACGCGCACTCGCTCTCGGCAAGAGAAGATCAGCAGGCCGAAGCTCAACATGCTCAAT GTGTGCAACACTGGCGATAAAATGGTCGAGTGCCAGCTGGAGACTCATAATCACAAAATGGTCACTTTCAAGTTTGACCTGGATGGAGACGCACCGGAGGAGATCGCTACCTACATG GTGGAGAACGACTTCATTCTGCCTTTAGAGAGGGAAGTGTTCATAGAGCAGCTCAAGGACATCGTGGACAAGGCTGAGGACATGCTGAGCGAGGACCCCGAGGGCGAGCGGAGCTCTGACCACGGCGGAAGTCCGAAGCAGAGCGACGGCGCTCTGGGAGCGGAG GGATTGAAGGCTTCCACACCCAGCACACCGCAGCTGGTGTACCAGCAAAACG TCCTCCACACTGGCAAGCGCTGGTTCATCATCTGCCCGGTGGCTGAGACGCCTACACCGGACAAAGAGAAGACCACAGGTCACACCTCTGCAGCCCTGG AATCTGAACCGTCTGCCTCATCATCGGTCAAACCCAAGAGCAACGCTACTGCAGGCGCAATCCCAGTCTCTTTATCCTCCCAAagcccgtcctcctcctgcgcctcccCTTTGCCCCCCGCACCTCAGACCTCGGCGCAAGACCAAAACATCGACAAAACCCGGCTGCAGCAGCCTCAGCCCTGTGCAACTAAGCCCGCCCTGGCAGCCCGCGGTGCCGGCCATCACAACCTCCTTCCTGTGGAAGAGCCTTGCATCTCTGCGGTCTCCATGGTAACGGACATTCCATGCTGTGCTATTGTGCCGCCTGTCTCTCTGGATGTCAATGCCTTCGATGGAGGAGGAGCCGGGGGTTTGACTTCTTCCCAAACTAATCAGGCCACTCAGAAGGCCAGTCCCTCTGGAGAACTGCCTCCTCAGCTGGCCTCCCATCAGTCTGTGGTCCTGCAGCAACCCTTCGCCACGGCCATGCAGCCCGGGACGGTCACCTCCCAGCCGCAGAGTCCAGCGCATCAGACGCCCCAGAACTCCAATTCGTCAAGCCACCAGCAGCCGGCGAGTGGAGGGCCGGGCGAGTCGGACAGTGAGGGTCCGCGCAGGGTGGAGTTTGCAGACCGCACCATCAAGACTTTGGACGAGAAGCTGAGGAACCTGTTGTACCAGGAGCACGCTCCCTCCCAGCCGTCCAGCACTCCATCCGACCCCCAGGCCTCCAGCACAGAGGGGGTGAGCTCCCCTCCGGTCTCAGACGGCCAGAGCTCCGAGGGAGTACACGCAAAGAAGAAAGGGGAGCCGCTG CATGGTGGTTTGAGAGCCTGTTCCCTCCCCGTTCTTCCTGGTCTTACAGCCACTAACAGGGTTTTGAACAAAGGCGATGTGGCCACCAGCTCCAGTCCAACAGGCTCCAAAAGCCGCTTTCAA ATCATCCCGACTCCACCGGATGTCGTTTGCTCTTTGGAGAAAAGCAAGAAGAGCTGCGGCACCCCGGCGCCCTCTAGTGGTTCTGCGGGCTCACACAGCCAGTCCCAGGGCCCGGGCAGGAAAGACGAGGACTGCGCGTCCCCGGGAAAGTCCTCGGGGACAGCTGCAGCCGATCGCGACCGAACGTCCAAACCACAAAGTAGTAACCGCTACTCCGCCCCGCCGAACTTCTATCGGGCCACCCCGACGACCAGCCCCGATGTCACCCCGCGGCACATCCCCCGGGCCCAGACGATGGACACCCCGACCCGTCGCAACTCCCACCACCCCTCTCACCTCTACTCGGACTCTGCGGACGAGGACAGCAGCGTCGCCCTTCCCCCGGCCCAACCGCCGCCCCCTGCTCACGCCGCGTCCGAGCACAGTGGAAGCGACCTCATGAAGAGGGCGGTGGCGTTCCTGCGGCGCTCCGGTCGGAGCAAAAGCGAGCAGAGCTCCGATTCGCCGAGCCGGCAGGCCGCGTCGATGAACGGCCACGCCCACTCGCCCTCCACGGGACACGCCCCCTCGTCTTACATGAGCAGCGACAACGACTCGGAGTTTGAGGATGCGGACATGAGGAAAGAACTGCAGAAGCTGAGAGAGAA ACACATGAAGGAGATCTCGGAGCTGCAGGCGTTCCAGAGGAGCGAGATTGAGCATCTGTACACGGAGCTGGGCAAAACGCTGCCCCCCAACGTCGGCCTGGTCCACGCCGCGCCCCCAAGCGGCCGCAGGCGCAGGGCCAGCAAACACAAGCTGAAGGCCGGGAAGCTGCTCAATCCAATGGTGCAGCAGCTCAAAAACAATCTCAACATCTCGGCGGAgaggaaag GTGAGAGTGGAGCCAGTTCGTCCAGCTCCCCGGCTAAAAGTTCGGTTCTGTCGGACGGCTCCGTCCACTCCAGTggcagctccagctccagcaacCCGCCGCAGGGCGGCGGTGCGGAGCAGGTCCTCACCCAGCAGCCCTGTTCCCTGAAGGGCTCCTTCTCCTCGGACAACATCTACGGCGGGCTACACGCGGATGGAACGGCCAACCAAGCCGGCCCCGGCCAAG gCTGGACGGTTTTCCACCAAACGTCAGAGAGAGTCACCTATAAGTCTAGTAGCAAACCACGCACTAGATTCCTCAGTGGACCTGTGTCTCTGTCcatct